From Chloroflexota bacterium, one genomic window encodes:
- a CDS encoding EthD family reductase, which produces MIKAMALIKRKPTVSHEEFVRHYEEVHAPLALKLFPMIKKYVRNHVVAPLGAPEPDFDCVTEFWFDSPESAQAVVDIRMSDVGKPIRDDEETFMDMGKMISFLVDERVTR; this is translated from the coding sequence ATGATCAAGGCTATGGCGCTAATAAAGAGAAAGCCAACCGTGTCCCATGAGGAGTTCGTCAGGCATTATGAAGAGGTGCACGCGCCCCTGGCGCTGAAGCTTTTCCCTATGATCAAGAAATATGTGCGCAACCATGTCGTTGCTCCTCTGGGTGCTCCGGAGCCGGACTTCGACTGCGTCACCGAGTTCTGGTTTGACAGCCCGGAAAGCGCTCAGGCGGTCGTTGATATCCGGATGTCTGATGTCGGTAAGCCTATCCGTGACGATGAGGAGACCTTCATGGACATGGGCAAAATGATCAGCTTCCTGGTTGACGAAAGGGTAACACGGTAA
- a CDS encoding response regulator transcription factor codes for MHRIRVLIADDHAVVREGTRRILEQEEDLEVIAEAADGGEAVELATELNPDVVLMDIAMPHVDGIEATKRIKELCPGIGVLILSAYDDDQFVFSLLEAGAAGYLLKDVHGHELVDAVRAVHAGESVLHPSIARKVLNRFVSRTDKIKKREPLEMLSQREKEILRLATRGLSNKDIAEQLFLSVRTVHSHLTHIFNKLQVGSRTEAVVRGLKEGWISLDDVP; via the coding sequence TTGCACAGAATAAGGGTTTTGATCGCCGATGATCACGCAGTGGTGCGGGAGGGCACCCGCCGTATCCTGGAGCAGGAAGAGGACCTGGAGGTGATTGCTGAGGCCGCCGATGGAGGGGAAGCGGTGGAGCTAGCTACTGAACTCAATCCTGATGTGGTTTTAATGGACATAGCCATGCCCCACGTGGATGGCATTGAGGCCACCAAACGGATTAAGGAGCTTTGCCCCGGCATCGGTGTCTTGATTCTCAGCGCTTACGATGATGACCAGTTCGTCTTCAGCCTTTTGGAGGCGGGTGCTGCTGGCTATTTGCTGAAGGACGTCCACGGGCATGAGCTAGTAGATGCTGTCCGAGCTGTGCACGCGGGGGAATCAGTGCTCCACCCCTCAATCGCCCGCAAGGTTTTGAACCGCTTCGTGTCCAGGACCGACAAGATCAAGAAGCGAGAGCCCCTGGAAATGCTCAGCCAGCGAGAGAAGGAGATCCTCAGATTGGCGACTAGAGGCTTGAGCAACAAGGATATTGCCGAACAGCTCTTCCTCAGCGTGCGGACGGTCCACAGCCACCTGACCCATATCTTCAACAAACTTCAGGTCGGTTCCCGCACCGAAGCTGTGGTGCGTGGCCTGAAAGAAGGCTGGATCTCCCTCGATGACGTGCCCTGA
- a CDS encoding PAS domain S-box protein: MQQPSFGWPTRIFAKPGFWVLAALLVLITISQYVAQLHPPAPVARFLSDLGLERHAFERIAYLVPIVWAGFLFGWGGVFVTSLIALFCMLPGAIWLSTNSRQALLEAGLVFVLGNVVFLSFDALRRGRKRRADLRKAESALQFQLQGIKDSEKRLAALNQTSATLSQSLELQEVLDKATETVMSVMQVDAVLIHLMDEEAGELSLASHGGVSAEFAQLGEKIRLGESSSAQVAHTGEPLFVEDASQDPTLSPKEIEVARTQGIRSLLSVPLKSKGKVMGTLSVLMHDYRWFREDEVELLTAIGNQIGVAVENARLYEKERLATLRLAVSERNYRGLFENANDAIWVHDLDGDITVANRACETQTGYRLEELTTMNVRKFLPQESHALAMDVQRKLLERQTVEQPYEQRIVRKDGTEAILMLTTSLVIEDGVPVGFQNIARDVTEEKRMRENLSFYLREVTKAQEEERKRIALELHDDTIQSLVVLSRQLDNLASSGKVPSESNRALLENLWQQINNTIQGVRRLSQDLRPPILDRLGLLPALEWLASDVSGYSGIRIKTRVLGSERRLPQEAELMLFRITQEALRNVWRHSEATEAELTVQFVSNKIKITIADNGKGFELPSSVGDLTRSGKLGLAGMQERARLLGGNAKMESVPGKGTTVTVEAPI, translated from the coding sequence TTGCAACAACCATCCTTTGGCTGGCCGACGAGAATCTTCGCAAAGCCAGGTTTCTGGGTTCTGGCAGCCCTGCTGGTGCTTATCACCATCTCCCAATATGTGGCACAACTACATCCTCCGGCACCTGTGGCTCGCTTTCTGTCCGACCTCGGCCTGGAGCGCCATGCCTTCGAGAGGATTGCCTATCTGGTACCGATAGTCTGGGCTGGCTTCCTATTCGGGTGGGGAGGAGTCTTTGTCACCTCACTGATCGCCCTTTTTTGTATGCTCCCGGGCGCCATTTGGCTCTCGACTAACAGCAGGCAGGCCCTTCTGGAAGCAGGATTAGTTTTTGTCCTGGGCAACGTGGTCTTTCTCTCCTTCGACGCATTGCGCAGAGGACGGAAGCGCCGCGCTGATCTTAGAAAGGCAGAAAGTGCCCTGCAATTCCAGCTTCAAGGCATAAAAGACAGCGAGAAGCGGCTTGCCGCTCTTAACCAGACGTCTGCTACTCTTTCCCAGTCTCTGGAGCTCCAGGAGGTGCTGGATAAGGCTACTGAGACCGTCATGAGTGTGATGCAGGTGGACGCCGTCTTGATACACCTTATGGATGAAGAGGCTGGCGAGCTATCCCTAGCTTCTCACGGGGGTGTATCCGCAGAGTTTGCCCAACTGGGGGAAAAGATCAGGCTCGGCGAGAGTTCCAGCGCGCAAGTGGCCCATACGGGGGAACCGCTATTCGTGGAAGATGCGTCTCAAGATCCCACGCTTAGCCCCAAAGAGATAGAGGTGGCCAGGACCCAGGGGATACGTTCGCTGCTCAGCGTGCCTCTGAAATCGAAGGGGAAGGTTATGGGGACCCTTTCTGTGCTCATGCACGACTATCGCTGGTTTCGCGAAGATGAAGTGGAACTGCTTACTGCTATCGGGAATCAGATTGGAGTTGCTGTGGAAAATGCCCGTCTTTATGAGAAGGAGCGTCTGGCAACGCTAAGGCTGGCCGTCTCAGAGAGGAATTATCGAGGACTTTTCGAGAATGCTAATGACGCCATCTGGGTTCACGACCTGGACGGCGATATCACAGTAGCTAACAGGGCATGTGAGACTCAGACCGGGTACCGCTTAGAAGAGCTGACGACAATGAATGTGAGGAAGTTCCTGCCTCAAGAAAGCCACGCTCTGGCGATGGATGTCCAGCGTAAGCTCCTTGAAAGGCAGACTGTGGAACAGCCATATGAACAGCGCATAGTCAGGAAAGACGGGACGGAGGCGATTCTGATGTTGACCACCAGCCTGGTCATAGAGGATGGAGTGCCAGTGGGCTTCCAGAACATTGCCAGGGATGTGACCGAAGAGAAGCGAATGCGGGAGAACCTGAGCTTCTACCTCAGGGAAGTCACCAAGGCTCAGGAGGAGGAGAGAAAACGCATTGCCCTGGAGCTCCACGACGATACCATACAGTCCCTGGTGGTCCTCTCACGCCAGTTGGACAATCTCGCCTCCAGCGGTAAGGTACCCTCCGAGAGCAACCGTGCCCTGCTGGAAAACCTGTGGCAACAGATCAACAACACCATTCAGGGCGTGCGACGCTTGAGCCAGGACCTGAGACCGCCCATACTGGACCGCCTCGGCTTGCTGCCAGCCCTGGAGTGGCTGGCGTCCGACGTTTCAGGATATTCAGGGATAAGGATTAAGACCAGGGTGCTTGGTAGCGAACGACGCTTGCCTCAAGAAGCGGAACTGATGCTGTTTCGCATCACTCAAGAGGCACTGAGAAATGTGTGGAGGCATTCTGAGGCCACCGAAGCTGAGCTCACCGTGCAGTTCGTTTCCAACAAAATTAAGATAACCATCGCCGACAACGGCAAGGGGTTTGAGCTTCCCAGCTCCGTGGGCGATTTGACCAGAAGTGGTAAGCTCGGCCTGGCCGGGATGCAGGAGAGGGCTCGATTGCTGGGCGGCAATGCGAAGATGGAGTCCGTGCCAGGGAAAGGCACTACTGTGACGGTCGAGGCACCAATATGA
- a CDS encoding threonine--tRNA ligase gives MIRHSASHVMAEAVRSLFPEARFGIGPPTDDGFYYDFDLPRPLTPEDLPVIEAKMREIVAADLPFTREEVDKDKARQVFAGQPYKLELIDDLPADETLTIYRQGAFVDLCRGPHVKTTGQVGPFFKLLSIAGAYWRGDEHRPMLQRIYGTAFESQESLNEFLHKLEEAERRDHRKLGKELELFSIHEEAGPGLVLWHPKGAIVRKIIEDFWKEEHLKRGYEIVYTPHIFKVGLWKTSGHWEMYRENLYSPMDVEGQDYIIKPMNCPGHILMYKTRIRSYRELPMRWAELGTVYRYERSGVLHGLARVRGFTQDDAHIFCRPEQVEEEIMAVLELARFMMKSFGFAEYQVLLSTRPDKYAGTIEVWERATATLEKALKRLEQPYQVDPGEGVFYGPKIDIKLQDALGRAWQGPTIQVDFNLPERFEVTYTGEDGQPHLVAMIHRTVLGSMERFLACLIEHYAGAFPVWLAPVQAVVIPIADRHLDYARQVEAELKAEGLRLQVDARPERMNSKIREAQLQKVPYMLVVGDKEADTATVAVRLRSGEDLGKRSLAEFKAMARAAIEAKR, from the coding sequence ATGATACGCCACTCGGCCTCTCACGTGATGGCCGAGGCGGTGAGGTCACTTTTCCCCGAGGCTAGGTTCGGCATTGGGCCGCCTACCGATGACGGCTTCTACTATGACTTCGACCTGCCCCGCCCCCTCACCCCCGAAGATCTCCCCGTAATCGAGGCCAAGATGCGGGAAATCGTGGCTGCTGACCTCCCCTTCACCAGGGAGGAGGTGGACAAGGACAAGGCACGCCAGGTCTTTGCTGGCCAGCCCTACAAGCTGGAGCTGATCGATGACCTCCCCGCCGACGAGACCCTCACCATCTACCGCCAGGGGGCCTTCGTTGACCTCTGCCGCGGGCCTCACGTGAAGACCACCGGCCAGGTCGGCCCCTTCTTCAAGCTGCTGAGCATCGCCGGGGCCTACTGGCGCGGCGACGAGCACCGCCCCATGCTGCAACGGATATACGGCACAGCCTTCGAGAGCCAGGAGTCCCTGAACGAATTCCTGCACAAGCTGGAGGAGGCGGAGAGACGAGACCACCGGAAGCTGGGCAAGGAACTGGAACTGTTCAGCATTCATGAGGAAGCCGGACCGGGCCTGGTGCTGTGGCATCCTAAAGGTGCGATAGTGCGGAAGATCATCGAGGACTTCTGGAAAGAGGAGCACTTGAAGCGGGGGTACGAGATAGTCTATACCCCCCACATTTTCAAAGTCGGTCTGTGGAAAACCAGCGGGCACTGGGAAATGTACCGTGAGAACCTCTATTCGCCCATGGATGTCGAGGGGCAGGACTACATCATCAAGCCGATGAACTGTCCCGGCCATATCCTGATGTACAAGACCAGGATTCGCAGCTACCGGGAGCTGCCGATGCGCTGGGCGGAGCTGGGCACGGTCTACCGCTATGAGCGCTCTGGAGTGCTGCACGGACTGGCACGGGTGAGAGGATTTACCCAGGACGATGCCCACATTTTCTGCCGCCCGGAGCAAGTGGAAGAGGAGATAATGGCAGTACTGGAACTGGCCCGCTTCATGATGAAGTCCTTTGGATTTGCAGAATATCAGGTATTGCTTTCCACCCGCCCGGACAAATACGCTGGAACCATCGAGGTCTGGGAGCGGGCGACGGCAACACTGGAAAAAGCCCTCAAGCGGCTGGAGCAGCCCTACCAGGTAGACCCCGGGGAAGGGGTGTTCTATGGGCCGAAGATCGACATCAAGCTCCAGGACGCCCTGGGGCGGGCCTGGCAGGGGCCTACTATTCAGGTGGACTTCAACCTGCCGGAGCGCTTCGAAGTGACCTATACGGGCGAGGATGGCCAGCCGCACCTGGTGGCCATGATACACCGCACCGTGCTGGGCAGCATGGAGCGCTTCCTGGCCTGTCTGATCGAGCATTACGCCGGCGCTTTTCCTGTATGGCTGGCGCCGGTGCAGGCAGTGGTCATCCCCATAGCCGACCGCCATCTTGACTACGCGCGGCAGGTGGAGGCCGAGCTAAAGGCCGAGGGCCTGCGCCTTCAGGTTGACGCTCGCCCTGAGAGGATGAACTCCAAGATACGAGAGGCACAGTTGCAGAAGGTGCCCTATATGCTGGTGGTGGGTGACAAGGAGGCGGACACTGCCACGGTAGCCGTCCGCCTGCGCAGCGGCGAGGACCTGGGGAAGCGGTCGCTGGCAGAGTTCAAGGCGATGGCCAGGGCAGCTATCGAAGCCAAGAGATAA
- the pdxT gene encoding pyridoxal 5'-phosphate synthase glutaminase subunit PdxT, translating into MKIGVLALQGAFIEHVRILQQLDVKASLIRLPKELEGLDGLVIPGGESTTISRLMADFHLMQPLRELAQDGLPILGTCAGMILLAKDVGGNSVPSLGAMDIRVKRNAFGRQLDSFETDLDMPALGAPPFHAIFIRAPIVEKVGPEVEVLARLSDGTVVAARQGKLVASAFHPELTSDPRFHRYFLNIAASV; encoded by the coding sequence ATGAAGATCGGGGTTCTAGCGTTGCAAGGCGCTTTCATAGAGCACGTCAGGATTTTGCAGCAGCTAGATGTAAAGGCCTCCCTTATCCGCTTGCCGAAGGAGCTGGAGGGCCTGGATGGTCTCGTTATCCCCGGCGGAGAAAGCACCACCATCAGCCGGTTGATGGCTGACTTCCACCTGATGCAGCCCCTCAGAGAATTGGCTCAGGACGGTCTACCCATTCTGGGAACCTGCGCTGGCATGATTCTTCTGGCCAAAGACGTAGGGGGCAACTCGGTCCCCAGCTTAGGAGCCATGGATATAAGGGTGAAACGCAACGCCTTTGGCAGGCAGTTGGATAGCTTTGAAACTGACTTGGATATGCCCGCCCTTGGCGCACCACCCTTCCACGCCATCTTCATCCGTGCCCCGATTGTGGAGAAGGTTGGCCCCGAAGTGGAAGTCCTGGCCCGTCTATCTGACGGTACAGTGGTAGCTGCCAGACAAGGTAAACTGGTGGCTTCGGCCTTCCACCCCGAGCTTACCTCTGATCCGAGGTTTCATCGGTACTTCTTGAATATCGCCGCCTCGGTCTGA
- a CDS encoding DUF1015 domain-containing protein, with protein MADVQPFCGLRYNTERIRDVSSVICPPYDVISPPEQRSCHHRSPYNIIRVELGEDYPSDSPQSNRYTRAADTLRNWLEEGVLLRERVPAFYVFQHRFIYQSYLRSRWGLVARVRLPDQSAAGARLHETTLESRVKDRLNLLRSCRVNVSPILGIVRQGQRKQGLASLLREVVGEEADLGAVDHQGLIHHMWVITDPTSIAKITAFCADKDIYIADGHHRYETAQAYQREQQALLGCSTGDEPFNFVMMTIADAGDPGVLTLPTHRLLRGARAKKLTDLREKLDSFFDQEYLEPYGTTLAQTAEGWLDTLAERGSKGTAIGVYGLDGKRLRLLMPRDMAKLDEILPRERSQEWRNLDVALLHCIVLRRIMGVDTPQKEEQRLAYTESALEAISRVNSGEYQWAFLMNPIPVSSVLAVADAGDRMPPKSTYFYPKLPTGLVMYPLWYE; from the coding sequence GTGGCCGATGTCCAACCCTTCTGTGGGCTTCGCTACAACACTGAGCGGATAAGGGATGTTTCGTCGGTTATCTGTCCCCCCTATGACGTCATTTCCCCGCCAGAGCAGCGTTCTTGCCACCATCGAAGCCCATACAACATAATCAGGGTTGAGCTTGGGGAGGACTATCCCTCAGACTCTCCGCAGAGCAATAGGTACACCAGAGCGGCTGACACCCTCAGGAATTGGCTGGAAGAGGGCGTTTTGCTTCGTGAGAGGGTGCCGGCGTTCTATGTCTTCCAGCACCGCTTCATATACCAGAGTTACCTGAGAAGCCGCTGGGGGCTGGTGGCCCGAGTGCGGCTGCCAGACCAGTCCGCTGCCGGGGCTCGTCTGCACGAGACGACCCTGGAGTCTCGTGTCAAGGATCGCCTTAATCTGCTACGTTCCTGCCGTGTCAATGTCAGCCCTATCCTGGGGATCGTCCGCCAGGGCCAACGCAAACAGGGACTGGCTTCTCTTCTGCGGGAGGTCGTTGGAGAAGAAGCAGACCTGGGTGCCGTCGATCACCAGGGACTAATTCACCACATGTGGGTTATCACCGATCCTACAAGCATAGCGAAAATCACTGCTTTTTGTGCTGATAAGGATATCTACATCGCCGATGGACACCATCGCTATGAGACGGCCCAAGCTTACCAGAGGGAACAACAAGCCCTTCTGGGCTGTTCCACCGGAGACGAGCCTTTCAATTTCGTGATGATGACTATAGCCGACGCCGGGGATCCAGGAGTGCTGACGCTCCCCACTCATCGCCTGCTGCGGGGAGCGCGAGCCAAGAAGCTGACGGATCTCAGAGAGAAGCTGGACTCCTTTTTTGACCAGGAGTATCTCGAACCTTACGGCACCACTCTGGCCCAAACAGCAGAAGGGTGGTTGGACACCTTGGCAGAGCGCGGCAGTAAAGGGACAGCTATAGGAGTTTACGGTCTGGATGGCAAGCGATTGCGTTTGCTTATGCCCCGTGATATGGCAAAGCTGGATGAGATACTGCCCCGCGAGCGGAGCCAGGAATGGAGAAATCTGGATGTCGCCCTCCTTCACTGTATAGTTTTACGGCGGATAATGGGTGTTGATACGCCGCAGAAGGAGGAGCAACGGCTGGCGTATACCGAGAGCGCGCTGGAGGCCATCAGCCGGGTGAATTCTGGCGAGTACCAGTGGGCTTTCTTGATGAACCCCATTCCCGTTTCCAGCGTCTTGGCCGTAGCTGACGCAGGGGACAGAATGCCGCCGAAATCCACTTACTTCTACCCCAAGCTACCCACCGGTCTGGTAATGTATCCGCTATGGTACGAATGA
- a CDS encoding acetyl-CoA acetyltransferase, whose translation MAEGIKDKVAIVGMGCTRFGERWDADIKDLIAEATYEACADAGVEIKDIQAIWLGTQWGSQVVEGGVVTGTLLSSTLQTQYVPVTRVENACGTGAESLRGATYALAAKANDLVLAVGVEKLKDMGFGGLPSVWIGRWEPVYGAFGTGPGRYAMAATAYFAKYGLTPEQGKRILADISVKSHYYGARNPKAHLRREVTVEQVLNAPMIAWPLGLFDCCGVTDGASAAILCRTEDAKKYRKDYVTIKGFGIAASPGWGKERIDYDFTYWDATEAAAQMAYREAGIKNPRQDLDMVELHDCFSIAELIASESLFLCDKGKFKEQMGDKRAYYHDGEMPVNVSGGLKSFGHPVGASGCREVHEIYKQIQGKAEEPSRQMKDVKLGLAHNQGGHPGKFICGVTIVGAP comes from the coding sequence ATGGCAGAGGGTATAAAGGACAAAGTAGCCATCGTTGGCATGGGATGCACCCGCTTCGGAGAGAGGTGGGATGCCGATATAAAGGACCTGATAGCTGAAGCCACCTATGAGGCTTGCGCCGACGCCGGCGTTGAGATCAAGGATATTCAGGCTATATGGCTGGGGACTCAGTGGGGGTCTCAGGTAGTAGAGGGTGGCGTGGTTACAGGAACACTCCTTTCCAGCACCCTTCAGACTCAGTACGTGCCGGTGACGAGGGTGGAGAATGCCTGCGGCACCGGAGCCGAGTCACTCAGGGGCGCTACCTATGCTTTGGCGGCCAAAGCCAATGACCTGGTGCTGGCCGTAGGCGTGGAGAAGCTGAAGGATATGGGATTTGGAGGTCTGCCTTCAGTGTGGATCGGGAGGTGGGAACCTGTATATGGAGCTTTTGGCACTGGCCCCGGCAGATACGCCATGGCTGCTACGGCCTACTTTGCCAAATACGGCCTCACCCCTGAGCAAGGCAAGAGGATCCTGGCTGACATCTCGGTCAAGAGCCACTACTACGGGGCCAGAAACCCCAAGGCCCACCTCAGGAGAGAGGTCACCGTAGAGCAGGTGCTGAATGCTCCCATGATTGCCTGGCCTCTGGGCCTTTTCGACTGCTGCGGGGTGACAGACGGTGCTTCGGCAGCCATTCTCTGCCGCACCGAGGACGCGAAGAAATACCGGAAAGACTACGTCACCATCAAGGGGTTTGGCATAGCGGCCAGCCCGGGGTGGGGTAAGGAGAGAATAGACTACGACTTCACCTACTGGGATGCCACGGAGGCCGCCGCTCAGATGGCCTACCGGGAGGCCGGGATCAAGAACCCTCGACAGGACCTTGACATGGTGGAGTTGCACGACTGCTTCTCGATTGCCGAGCTTATCGCCAGTGAGTCGCTTTTCCTCTGTGATAAGGGTAAGTTCAAGGAGCAGATGGGTGACAAGAGGGCCTACTATCACGACGGAGAAATGCCAGTTAACGTCAGCGGAGGCCTGAAATCCTTCGGGCATCCGGTAGGCGCCAGTGGCTGCCGCGAGGTGCATGAGATATACAAGCAGATTCAGGGCAAGGCCGAGGAGCCGTCGCGCCAGATGAAAGACGTGAAGCTGGGGTTGGCTCACAACCAGGGGGGGCACCCGGGCAAGTTCATCTGCGGCGTCACCATAGTAGGCGCCCCCTAA